The Panicum virgatum strain AP13 chromosome 3N, P.virgatum_v5, whole genome shotgun sequence genome includes the window TACCAGCGTTGGCTGCTGGTCGGACCGGAGCGTTTGCCTGCACACCTATTCTGAATCGAGCAACGATGCTGTGTCTGCAGGTGCCACAGGTTaaggagacaaaaaaaaaacatttaatAACAAAGTAGGAATAGCACAGGGATTGACGTAGCTATCCTCAAACTAAGATTGAATTATTTGGCCAGGACTGTGTAAAAGGATACACCCATTTCGGAGTCTTCAGGTAATTCTTTCCGGTGGCTAGCGGGTGCAAAACTGCAAGGAAGTAGTATAGATGTCCAACTATGATACCCATAAAGCCAGGCAGTAATGGTGAGCCAAATATCACATCCAATCCAAGCATAGCCCATGGAAGATAAAAAGACTGCAAGGAAGAGAGTACCATCAAATTGCCAGGTCTGTAATGGCTACTACATTGATTGTGCAACATAAAGATAGGCAAAGGACTCAATAGTACAGTGATGTTGCATACCCTCAATTGGACGAGACCATACATATTTATCTGAGCATTTGGATACTCTCGGCTCCAGACATATAGAAGCATGCTGACCATAGGTATTCCCAAGAACGGAAGCTTAAATAGGGGAATAGCTGACAGTACCTGATTCAAGCAATAAACAATCATATGCAGGTTTAATAGTTGTCTTTTGGTATTAGCTAATTGAATGGAGAAGGTAAAGAACAGCCACTGACCAGTAGTGAGATGGCACCAAATATCATCATCCACAAGAAATCAGCAGTGCGCTTTTCGAACGCCCCCTTTTCCAACTGCACACCATACCTTGCTCTATATGCCAAAATAAGTAAATCAATTTCAAACAACTGCTGCAAGCTAAATATTGATAATATTGTTGAAGTAACCTGTTCAATAATTGGTGTTCTGAAAAAACTTGAACTTACATCATCAGAAAACGAATACCAAAGTTGATGGAAAACGGGCCCAGAAAAAAGAAATTTGTAAATAACCTCCATATCTGTAAGGCCCAAAAAAATTCTTTTAAAAAAAGGATAAGATATAAGCAGACAACAGACTGCACCGCAGATTAAATTGATAAGAAGATACTCTGATCCGTTTTATAGAACATACAGCAGAGAGAGATGCCGCAACAGATAATGCAAATTGAGGAACAATAAATCCTTAATTCCTTATCCTCCCCAACCTAAATTCTGGATAGTGTGTACTGTACACTATGCAGAGGTGATAATTTAGAAGGGATCATTTATTCTTTGATTGCCAGTTTAGTAAGTTGCTGTGACTTGATTGTCGTTCAGTGTTACAACTTTCTAGGTACGGCTGCCATGGAAAAGCATTAAATCTTAAGGAACTAGTAACTTTGGGATGTTTCCATGCAAAGGAAGTTCCTCCCAACAAACATTGATTGAAGGTAAGGTTAACTTCTGACATGGTTCTCTTAAAGAAAAAGTGAGCCATGTCTTTTTCCTAGGCTTCATTTAATTATAAAGGCTAGGTAATTGATAATCTTGTAAGTTTGCTTCGAAATGTGTGTTTTCCCATGTATCCTTGATTTTGTACACCTTTTGTATACACATATGCTTAATTATAATTATTCAGTAGGGCCCTCCTCCCCTACTCTTCTATAAAAAAATCAGTATGTTGCAACTGTTATGAACTTATGATATACACTGGCAGCAACATCCCTCCCATGCAGACTTACAAACTTTTGCAGGCAAAACTGAAGAATGTGAAACTGTACAAATGTGGTGCAATTGATATaaggaaaagggaaacagaAAACAGAAGCTAACCTCAAACTTCTTGAACACAAAGGGGTAATACAAGTAAATAAATTCTGGGTTCAGTATGTGGAGATGAAACAGGACGGTGGTAAAGAAACACAATGTCCCATATGCCTTGCTTATAGGTGGAAGTGAATTGTAGTACCTGAAATAGGCAATTGAGTAAGTGACCATGCAAGATAAAGAGCAAAACTAGCAAACTACTGGTCACTGGACAGTTCATAACTGTAAAAACATACAAAAGTTCAGTCAATCATTCAGAATTTTTCATTACAATGTTGATTACGACAGGCTCGTACCATGTTTGCCCTTACCACGTTTTCATTACATGGAATTACTTGTGCTGATTATGACAGGCTCGTACCATGCTATATTAAAATGGACCAATGTTTATCACAGGGGCATATGCTATCTACCTTACAGGAAAATCTAAATAAATGAGATGACAGTAATTCCATGTGGTCAGCGCAAGTGCAAAGCCCTTACAGCAATAGTACTTCCTCCATTTCTGACAATAATGCATACAGTTTTCTAATCTCGTTTAGTAATACCAATGTTTCGTGCAAATTTAATCATGTTCCCTCTTTCCCCGCATTTATTGTCTCTCTGCCAGAAAAATATAAGCAAATTGCCCAATACAAATAAATTTATTCAGATTTACTGAATTTAGATTCTTTACAGAGTTCTTACATACTATGCCAagtataaaaaaaaataaagatgaaAGGGTGCGCATTAGAGATTGTATATGTTCAAAACAAAATGGAGGTAGTAACCTCCATAATTATCGCATTTGGTCACATACGCATTATGAACGGTAAGGAAGGAGTGCTAAACATAGTCAGTTCAAAGTAGGCCTGAAACTGGTGGCAACACCAAATCCCATACCAATACCCCAGGTCTCAGTTAACAAACGAAGAGAAGAAAGTTCAGAAAAGCTAACAGCTACATTGTCTGAGAAGCAGCCAAACAAGTTCGCCCGTTACAAACTAGTACAAAATGGTAACAGCTTTTGAAGAGCAAATCTATATATTCTAACTCTCAGCACAGATTGCTTTAACCAAGTCAGTTTTCGATTGGATGAGTCTGTACCTCATATTATCAGTATCAGGTATCATCTAACCATAGTCTTCAAGCAATTATATTGTCAGCAACAGGTTCCCAACAAATAGATTTAATAAGGTGAAAGATAAACCACACCCTTTCGTAAATTTTTGAAGTCCACATAGTGCAAGAGCATTACTGCTTTCTAAACTAGTTCCACATTGCAGGTGATGCACACTACTGGCCTTCCTTTGGAACCAAAGAACCATGATTCAGATATCCATATCCGTCGGCAAAGACACTAAGTCCCAAGTGCGAAGTATCGTATTACTAATCAAGATGAAATAATTTGTAAGCATTAAAGTTTGACATCACATACACAATCACACAAGCATCAAGTATTAGAGTTTGCCGCCGATCACACAaccatccaaaaaaaaaattcaaggagGTTGAGGCTAACATAAAACATTTGGCTCCAACTCCATGGAAATGGAGCCTCATTAGAATCAATTCGCAAACCAATAAGTTTAGCAACCGTATTTTTTCACGGAGTAAAGCCAAGGGGACATCAGTTCTGCATCCAAATTCAAAGACCCACCACTCGTAAGCATTCATCTTTACACAGCTTGAAGCCTTAAACTCGCACTAACAAGCTTACGTCCACAACGCTTCAGCTGCACAACGATCAGAGTAAACGAAAAACACCGTCCAATCAGCCCAAATCCCGCCAACGCAATTCCCAGTCCGAACCCTAAGTGCCCATACTGTCACCAAGGAATCCACGCCCATAGCCTTGTACTATCACAACTCCAGTACAAACCCTCCCTATCTGATCAAAATAATAAAATCAGACTACCTTTAGGAACGATTTTAGCTGAAATTCCATCACATATCTGAAACCACACGGTCTACAATACCACATCTACGCTTTACACATCTGAGATTTGAGCTCAGAGTCAGATGAAACAGCTGAGAGATTCGACGGGAACTCACTCGGCTGGCGAAGACATCTCGTCGCGTCGACCGATCCGAGAACTCGATTACCTATCGCCCTGGTCCTGGTCTCGCGTCGGCTGCTCCGCTTCCTTTTTCTCGGCTGTTCGTTCGAAggttgggaggaggaagaagaccagAGCAGAGGTCGCTGCGCGAAACTTCCAGAGGGAAAGAAGCGAGGTGGACCGTCGATTTCGGGTCGGACGGATCAGGTGTCTCTGACACCGTGACACGTAGGTGCACGCGCCTGGGCGCAGGCGATTGGCCGGGTTGCGCGGCTTGGTGCTGAGGTGGCCCGGTGACGTGGCAGTGGACTTGGGCTGTTggatcagttttttttttcggtAAGGGGCGGGCTGTTGGATCAGTTGATCGGACGGTACCAGgaaaatcaattttttttaatattattttttggAAAGAAAAACTGCAAAATTCACTCGAGTAGTACTAGGTATAGGTATAGGTAATACCGCATAATACATACAGATACAAAGATTGGAACACAGACGAGTAATCTTTTGTTTAAATGCATAAAATTTTGGCTGTaaaatactgtagcatttttgtttgtatttaataattattattCCGTCATGAGTTAAATAGGCTctaaagattcgtctcgcaaattatagataaattgtgtaattaattattttatttggctatatttaatacttcatgtatgtgttcaaagatttgatgtgacagaaaattttataaaattttagaattttgaagccATCTGGACAAGGGGTAATTCTTGTACGAAGATTTTGGCCTCGCCATCGCCGGTATCAGTATACTGGCGATAAGGCCGGTGGAATCGCAGAACAATCGCATCCCACGTGACGAGCGCGCGTGACGCGACCACATATTTTCAGTTATGATTTGATCCGCCCGCCCGTCGTCCTCGCTTGTCCTGCAGACCGTAGTGCCATGTGCCCTGCCGGTGATTCTCTGCCCACCTGCCGGCCTGACCTTATCCAAAGCTCCCGAGCCGTCCGGCCCCAGGCAGGTtgacctaaccggtgggaatcGGTCTGATTTGACCGGTTCTGGTTtgagccggtaccaaaccgatccaaattcaaaatttaaatttaaatttaaaaaaataa containing:
- the LOC120664333 gene encoding derlin-1, with protein sequence MSSPAEYYNSLPPISKAYGTLCFFTTVLFHLHILNPEFIYLYYPFVFKKFEIWRLFTNFFFLGPFSINFGIRFLMIARYGVQLEKGAFEKRTADFLWMMIFGAISLLVLSAIPLFKLPFLGIPMVSMLLYVWSREYPNAQINMYGLVQLRSFYLPWAMLGLDVIFGSPLLPGFMGIIVGHLYYFLAVLHPLATGKNYLKTPKWVHSIVARFRIGVQANAPVRPAANAGTGAFRGRSYRLNQ